The Nakaseomyces glabratus chromosome B, complete sequence genome includes the window tttcaagACTTAGTTCGATTTGTTTGTTAAATCGATAGATTGTGTTTGtcattttttgttttatttcacATCGAAGTTAATTTAACCTTAATATCAATAAGGTTATTTCGTGTATTTGATAATACAAAAACTGATATCTGGAGATACATTACTATACTAAATCTACtcttcattattatttcaaaaagataaaacCAAGGAAActcctttatttttttgaaagcTATAAGAAAAGGTAAAAAGGattagaataaaaaaaggatTACAATACAAGGGAAACTTAaaattcttatttttttgcatacAGTTATTTCTCAATTTTGAAGCATctaataattataatagAGGTTTCTTTATTGATCAATTGGTTTTTttgtcattattttttttgttttttcaattctgcttttttatcaataaaCTTACAACAATGGCTTTCTCCATAAACAATTCCACATGTCATTTCACTATCAACAAGAAGACTCACGGGACTGTGAGATTTTTGGAACAAGAAAGTGATGACGAGGATTACCATTATGCTACCGGTTTGCTAAAGAAGCGCAAATCTGTCAGCACGCCAAGAACAGTGGACATGCTGATCAATAGTAATAGTAATGGTGCAAGCCATATATCTAGTACAATTACACCATGTCCAACTCCAGATCCATTCAAGAAAAGGGTTGAAGATGAGGTGTTTTTTCAGGATATTCCACAGAGTCCAGTTTCTATGGCATCTAGTACACCAGAAGTTCCACGCGATGATATAGTTGCCAGAGAGAGATGCTTTGATTTTATCGTACAGTCAATCGATGAGGTTTGGGCAAGATATGTTGACTCATCATCTACTGCAGAAACGAAGACATATTATCTTCGTAGTGGTGGAAACAATTTAAATAGTGCAGACAGCTCTTTCCAATCGACTTCTGATGATTCTTCTTGCTTTGAGGATGATGTAGAGGTGAGCGAAGAAGATGGATACAATTCCGAAGTCACTTCATGTACAGAGTTTGATGAATCAAACATCAAAAGTCTGCAGTCTCTAAAATACAGGTTGACTAATGCAAAGAATGACTTGGAATTAAACTATGATTCTCCTGATCTTACAGATTCCATGGAATTTTGGAGGCGCTGGGATATGATAAAATACAGCGCTGTGGAATTAATGgaggatgatgatgacgacgaATTGATAGAATCTGTCATCGAAGAATTGGAGAGAGGAAGAAGTGTGGGCCTTTAGATGATATCAGTCATTTAAAAAAAGTACTGCCCTTCGAAGATTCTAAAAATTAATCAAATTATCATTGGCCTGGCTAATGACTAGAATCTCTTGTCAGCTACGCTTAAGTCATATTTCAGAAAATAAGGTCATTCACCTAGCGCCTGTTGAGTACCACTCACTTAGTGGTTTGCCGTGATAAGACTTTATAAATTGGACTTAACATATCATCTGGTCTTCTCATCTATTTTTTGGTGAAACACAGTCTCCAACTGATTCAAAAGTGGATAATAAGGAGTTAGCGGAATTGCTCAGGAAGTAATTAGAGTCGCTCTTTTAAATAGCTCCAACTCATGGTAACTAAGCATTCCTATTAAAGGTTTGCAAAGAATTTGGCATATCTCTAAATGccatatataaatttttttacatGGCACGTACTTATATATAGATCATTTTAAAATTAAACATTCATGCAAGAACATTACCGTCATAACTATTCTGATTTTACATTATTAGCATAGCATAATATGGATTATATTTAGCACTTATAACATGTTCGCACGTCATACGGAAGTTTTAAGGTTGGCATGGACAAAGAATTGTTTCAGTCTCAAACTCATGTCGGCGGTTGTTCCTGTATCAGATTTGTAACCTTGTAATACGTTGCATTATAGTCAAgtttcaaattttaaaacGTATTTTTAAAACAAGTCTGAAATCTTCCATTTAATCTTGTATAAATATGGCAATTATCATAAAAAGCTCTATAAATTCTTAATATAATTGGAAGCATTTAATCTTGTTTCGCAATACATTTCTAGAAAGAATAGTATAAAACATTAGTAAACATGATTGAAGATGAGCTTTACAACAATAAGGATAACTTTTCAGAGCCTAAACCGACAATGTACAATCAAATAGATTTCAAGCCAGTGAGGTCTCCATTCTCAAATAATTACAGCAGCAACTATGTTCATACTTCCGTGGTACCTCATAAATTTGTTAGCAATGTAGAAAATCCAGTTGAAGGCTACCCTAAATTGCAAaagcttttcaaattgaaagaaCAACAGATTGCTAAAATTAGTTCGAAGGCCTACGGATATAGAGTCGATATTGAAAAGATGATACCTACATTGAATGATTGGATCAATAAGGAGGCATTGGTATTTGATGTCATAATGCTTGGTTGTCTGACGGATAATCAATTCATTTATCCGCTACTAACGCAATTACCATTGGACAAATTAATTTCAAAACCTGgctttttatttatatgGGGAAGCGCACGCAAAATACAGGAATTAGCAAATCTACTGAACAATGAGAAgtgggaaaaaaaatttagaaGAAGTGAAGAATTGGTGTTTGTACCAATAGACAAAAATTCGCCATTTTTTCCAGGGattgaacaagaagacACAACACTAATCGAAAGAATGCAATGGCATTGTTGGATGTGTATAACAGGTACCGTTAGAAGATCAACTGATGGGCATTTGATTCATTGTAATATAGATACAGACATGACTATTGAAACTCAagatacaaaaaataatgcaGTTCCAGATCATTTGTATAGAGTCGTTGAGAATTTTTCCTCATCGACGCGTAGACTTCATATTATTCCTGCCAGAACAGGCTCCAATATACCAGTTAGAACTAGGCCAGGATGGGTTATTATGTCACCAGATATATTGCTGAACAATTTCAATGCAACTACATACAAACACGATATCGAGCAGATTGGTACTAATATACCAACgacagaagaaattgagaaTTTGAGACCAAAAAGCCCCATCACCAGAAATGCCGAGTAATACAAACACGAACCTTGGATGTATTTCTTCTAATTTTATACTACGTTAATCTATGACCTTAGTGTTAGTATTGTAATCGACTAGCTGAGAGTTGTAGTAGTATGTCTTATGATGTTTTTTTAATATGAAAACAACATGGGTATTAGTTACGCTATTCTAAATTAAAACGAAAGTCTGATCTTTTAATGCTTCATGTTAGACCTCAAATTAACGATTTCCAAAGCTACACGAAAAAGTTAGTCACCAAATTAACTGTCAGTGAGAATAAGTTCGTCTTTAGAATTGAAGAGTGACTTTATGTTTAAAGTCCTCTTACTCCGAAAGGCAGCAGATCCGTAGTTTTTCTGCTAAGGCCATGTAAATTACCTAATCGGGTTAATTACAAGCTCTTAAAAAACGGCAATTGCTAATCAAGTAATAGAAGTATAGCTATGGTTATAGTTGCATATTGTCTATATGGCATTATTTCAGGTTAAATGGTAGCCTAAAATATCATTGTATTTTAACTTGAGGTAATAAGATAGCAcataatatcatatttttatgGTTAGTAGTATACATTTGAGATTAGCAGTTCATTTATCGAAAGTGAATGCCTGTATAAATAATCGTATTTGTTTTTGCCCAGTAacatatttaaaatattgagGTTCATTATACAGTAAGGTCCAAATATAACTATTGTAAGCTTATAATCCTCACTATTATTAAATAACGGAAATACTATCTTCAAGTTGGGCACATAATCCAacttaataatattatttgaaattggAGGTACAATCTGAAATTATAACAATGAAAGACAAACTAAGAACCATAATTCAATATTGCACagattcaaaattttgtaattataAATACTTACATAGCTGACTGTATATCTGTTTATATTTAGCATCGAGATTAAGACACTTTTGGTACTGTCCCAGTCCCGTAGGAATCCACAGCAACGAGTTAGGTAcaaaacataaatataATGGATGATAATTCATTGTcataaatgaaataatgaaaCGATATAAACAACGGAAAGTTAACCCAGACTAAACTAGTTCTATGTTCTAGTTACAACCTTCTTAGCTATAGTTTTATGAGGGTTAACCTTGCACTTTATTATGGGAGAACCTCCTTTTTTGAATGTTATTTTCATTGCTAACTTTTATAGATGTATCCTGTTGCAGAGAATATTTATACAATCCAAAGACTAAAAGAGCAATGAATTATACAATTAGCTGGTCTTTAAACTTAAGTAATACAGCAATAACCATGATAATTTACCATAGTGatcattaaaaaattttaagtTTTATATTCCCAAAAGTGAGATCAAGAATAAGCGATAAAATTCCTTTTACTAGTCCAAAAAGTCTTGATTATGTGATATAATCAACCATAAACCAAACCTGCTGTACAGTTATTAACAAAGATCGTAATAATAGTATATCTTGCTTATTATTTCTAGCCTTATCATGTCATTGCATCATAGAGCCTGAACAATATAAAGCTAACTAAAAAGATAGTTTTAATTAAATGAGCTCAGGCTCTTTCAACGTGGATATTCCTTCCAAATTTTAACAAATTATAATGTATACTGTTGCCAATACTAAGCACTTTGAAATTACTGTTATATCAGGTGCCTGGTCAATGGTATTACGTAGCTTATGATATgttatgaaaaaaatttgcgatgagctgctcgcgatgagatgagatgagcCTGCCAGCCGATGAGTTTCTCGCAATGCATACCTTGTGGGGGTTAATAGTTTTCTGTTAAAATATTCCCATTTAAATATAAGAGTATTTAATTTGCATTATATAAAACTTATAAGACCTTACTATTAATAAGGAAGGTAATAGCTAAGTACCATGGGTAAGacacagaagaaaaatagtAAAGGTCGTTTAGATAGGTACTATTATCTTGCTAAAGAGAAGGGTTACCGTGCCCGTTCATCTTTTAAGATTATTCAAATTAATGAGAAGTTTGGTCATTTTCTAGAAAAATCTAAGGTTGTTATCGATTTGTGTGCTGCTCCAGGTTCTTGGTGCCAAGTTGCATCTAAATTATGTCCTGTGAATTCATTAATCATCGGTGTGGATATTGTTCCAATGAAACCAATGCCAAACGTCATAACTTTTCAGAGTGATATCACAACAGAAGACTGTAGATCCAGATTGAGAGGTTACATGAAGACCTGGAAAGCAGACACTGTTCTTCATGATGGTGCTCCAAATGTTGGTTTAGGTTGGGCCCAAGATGCTTTCACACAATCTCACTTAACTTTGCAAGCTTTAAAACTGGCCGTTGAGAATTTAGTAGTCAATGGTACCTTTGTTACCAAAATTTTCAGATCAAAAGACTATAACAAATTGATTTGGGTGTTTCAACAGCTGTTCGAAAAGGTTGAAGCCACCAAGCCACCAGCTTCAAGAAACGTTTCTGCAGAAATTTTTGTGGTATGCAAAGGGTTCAAGGCTCCTAAAAAATTAGATCCAAGACTGTTAGATCCTAAAG containing:
- a CDS encoding uncharacterized protein (CAGL0B00440g~Protein of unknown function); translation: MAFSINNSTCHFTINKKTHGTVRFLEQESDDEDYHYATGLLKKRKSVSTPRTVDMLINSNSNGASHISSTITPCPTPDPFKKRVEDEVFFQDIPQSPVSMASSTPEVPRDDIVARERCFDFIVQSIDEVWARYVDSSSTAETKTYYLRSGGNNLNSADSSFQSTSDDSSCFEDDVEVSEEDGYNSEVTSCTEFDESNIKSLQSLKYRLTNAKNDLELNYDSPDLTDSMEFWRRWDMIKYSAVELMEDDDDDELIESVIEELERGRSVGL
- the KAR4 gene encoding Kar4p (CAGL0B00462g~Ortholog(s) have DNA binding transcription factor activity and role in karyogamy involved in conjugation with cellular fusion, meiotic cell cycle, positive regulation of transcription from RNA polymerase II promoter by pheromones), yielding MIEDELYNNKDNFSEPKPTMYNQIDFKPVRSPFSNNYSSNYVHTSVVPHKFVSNVENPVEGYPKLQKLFKLKEQQIAKISSKAYGYRVDIEKMIPTLNDWINKEALVFDVIMLGCLTDNQFIYPLLTQLPLDKLISKPGFLFIWGSARKIQELANLLNNEKWEKKFRRSEELVFVPIDKNSPFFPGIEQEDTTLIERMQWHCWMCITGTVRRSTDGHLIHCNIDTDMTIETQDTKNNAVPDHLYRVVENFSSSTRRLHIIPARTGSNIPVRTRPGWVIMSPDILLNNFNATTYKHDIEQIGTNIPTTEEIENLRPKSPITRNAE